A portion of the Cystobacter ferrugineus genome contains these proteins:
- the menC gene encoding o-succinylbenzoate synthase — MRIVDASLERLRLEMVRPLRTAAGVYAAREGFVVRLVDDAGRVGWGEAMPLAEFGTETPEACERVLTALLPALRDAAGPPLPGPWAEGGEERFPANHPAARHALEQACLDLLAQRRGLPLCQLLSSGARAEVLVNALLGAASPEDLAQEARRAVAEGYETLKLKVAGRPVEEDAARLAAVRGAAGAARVRIDANGGWTEPEAERALEVLGGEGVELCEQPVAAEALEALCRLAARAPCPLAADESLALPEAARKLLTSAPTVRVLVLKPMVLGGLLPTLALAREAARQGMAAYVTSSLDGVIARAGAAHLAAALPSGRYASGLGVGHLFRNEPDLHPFRPLRGRILLPRTPGQGVHS, encoded by the coding sequence ATGCGCATCGTGGACGCGAGCCTCGAGCGGTTGCGCCTGGAGATGGTGCGGCCGCTGAGGACGGCGGCGGGCGTCTACGCGGCCCGCGAGGGCTTCGTGGTGCGGCTGGTGGACGACGCGGGACGGGTGGGGTGGGGTGAGGCGATGCCCCTCGCGGAGTTCGGCACGGAGACGCCGGAGGCGTGCGAGCGGGTGTTGACCGCGCTGCTCCCGGCGCTGCGAGACGCGGCGGGCCCGCCTCTCCCCGGACCCTGGGCGGAAGGCGGCGAGGAGCGCTTCCCCGCGAATCATCCCGCGGCCCGGCACGCACTGGAGCAGGCGTGTCTGGATCTCCTGGCGCAACGGCGGGGGCTTCCCCTGTGCCAACTCTTGTCGTCGGGAGCTCGCGCGGAGGTGCTCGTCAACGCGCTGCTGGGCGCCGCGTCCCCCGAGGACCTGGCGCAGGAGGCACGGCGGGCGGTGGCCGAGGGGTATGAAACGCTGAAGCTCAAGGTGGCGGGCCGCCCGGTGGAGGAGGATGCCGCCCGCCTGGCGGCGGTGCGTGGGGCGGCGGGGGCGGCGCGGGTGCGGATCGACGCGAATGGCGGGTGGACGGAGCCGGAGGCGGAGCGCGCGCTGGAGGTGTTGGGCGGGGAGGGCGTCGAGCTGTGCGAGCAGCCCGTGGCGGCCGAGGCGCTCGAGGCCCTGTGCCGGCTGGCCGCGCGAGCGCCGTGTCCCCTGGCGGCGGATGAGTCCCTGGCGTTGCCCGAGGCCGCCCGGAAGCTCCTGACCTCCGCGCCCACGGTGCGTGTGCTCGTGCTCAAGCCCATGGTGCTGGGCGGCCTGTTGCCCACGCTCGCCCTGGCGCGAGAGGCGGCCCGCCAGGGCATGGCCGCCTACGTGACGAGCTCGCTCGATGGGGTGATCGCCCGGGCGGGCGCCGCGCATCTGGCGGCGGCGTTGCCCTCGGGGCGATATGCCTCGGGGCTCGGCGTGGGGCACCTGTTCCGGAACGAGCCGGACCTCCACCCATTCCGCCCGCTCCGGGGCCGCATCCTGCTGCCGCGGACGCCGGGCCAGGGAGTGCATTCATGA
- the menE gene encoding o-succinylbenzoate--CoA ligase has translation MKGSCPIRAGAETRPDALALTFAGRHWTYAEMDTEVGRWVAALRARGVGPGDRVGVLSANHAVLAHLFFALGRVGAVLAPFNARLTPVELRPLVEDVAPRLLLALEPLQARLPDAEPLESFADAVGGPSSECAALDDTSPRVILFTSGTTGRPKGAVITEGNFRASARCSAANLGEHPAPRWLGTLPLFHVGGLAMLTRTAYDGGCLVLRERFAVDDTNRALDAEGITHASFVATTLEQVLEARGDRPVPASFRYSLIGGGPVPAPLLARARAAGLGPLQTYGLTEACSQVATERPDEADGLTAGRALPGLEVRVVGPSGEPLEVGAEGDIEVRGPTVMAGYLNRPEATREALRDGWLRTKDVGRLDARGRLTVLSRRTDLILRGGENIYPAEVEKVLADHPAVREVAVVGVPDARWGEVPVAFVVVRAGSGLPEELGTWCRGSLAGFKVPARFLAIDALPRNALGKVERTVLRERARGA, from the coding sequence ATGAAGGGCTCATGTCCCATTCGGGCCGGAGCGGAAACGCGTCCGGACGCGCTGGCACTCACGTTCGCGGGCCGGCACTGGACGTACGCGGAGATGGACACCGAGGTGGGCCGGTGGGTGGCCGCGCTCCGGGCTCGTGGCGTGGGGCCGGGAGATCGGGTGGGGGTGTTGTCGGCGAACCACGCGGTGCTGGCGCACCTCTTCTTCGCGCTCGGCCGGGTGGGGGCGGTGCTGGCCCCCTTCAACGCGCGGCTCACCCCGGTGGAACTGCGGCCCCTCGTCGAGGACGTGGCTCCCCGGCTCCTCCTGGCGCTCGAGCCGCTCCAGGCCCGCCTCCCGGACGCCGAGCCCCTGGAGTCCTTCGCGGACGCGGTGGGTGGCCCGTCGTCCGAGTGCGCCGCCCTGGACGACACGTCGCCCCGGGTCATCCTCTTCACCTCGGGCACCACGGGCCGGCCCAAGGGCGCGGTGATCACGGAGGGCAACTTCCGGGCATCCGCGCGCTGCTCCGCGGCGAACCTGGGCGAGCACCCGGCGCCGCGCTGGCTGGGCACGCTGCCGCTCTTCCACGTGGGGGGCCTCGCGATGCTCACGCGCACCGCCTACGACGGGGGCTGTCTGGTGCTGCGCGAGCGCTTCGCGGTGGACGACACCAACCGGGCGCTCGACGCGGAGGGCATTACCCACGCGAGCTTCGTGGCCACGACGTTGGAGCAGGTGCTGGAGGCGCGCGGGGACAGGCCGGTGCCCGCCTCGTTCCGGTATTCGTTGATTGGCGGAGGGCCGGTGCCGGCGCCCCTGCTCGCGCGGGCGCGGGCGGCCGGACTCGGGCCCCTGCAGACGTATGGGCTGACGGAGGCCTGCTCCCAGGTGGCGACCGAGCGTCCGGACGAGGCGGATGGGCTCACGGCGGGCCGGGCGCTGCCGGGGCTGGAGGTGCGCGTCGTGGGGCCCTCGGGCGAGCCCCTGGAGGTGGGAGCGGAGGGGGACATCGAGGTGCGCGGCCCCACGGTGATGGCCGGCTACCTGAACCGGCCCGAGGCCACGCGCGAGGCACTACGGGACGGCTGGTTGCGCACGAAGGACGTGGGACGGTTGGACGCGCGGGGGCGGCTCACGGTGCTGTCGCGGCGCACGGATCTGATCCTCCGGGGCGGAGAGAACATCTACCCGGCCGAGGTGGAGAAGGTCCTGGCCGATCATCCGGCGGTGCGCGAGGTGGCGGTGGTGGGCGTGCCGGACGCGCGCTGGGGCGAGGTGCCGGTGGCCTTCGTGGTGGTGCGCGCGGGCTCCGGGCTGCCGGAGGAGCTCGGCACGTGGTGCCGCGGCTCGCTGGCGGGCTTCAAGGTCCCCGCTCGCTTCCTCGCCATCGACGCCCTGCCGCGCAACGCTCTGGGCAAGGTGGAGCGCACGGTGCTGCGCGAGCGGGCGCGGGGGGCGTGA
- a CDS encoding STAS/SEC14 domain-containing protein translates to MFRIRIDEAQALVELHLEGVIREDEMRQFIAESLVATRSLTAQGRYIRVLSDMRLLKAASPEAAEILREGQQTAIESGMRKLAQLVDSELTALQLNRIARASGLYRMMRRFHDEQEARRWLMSDEDQHDTA, encoded by the coding sequence TTGTTCCGGATTCGCATTGATGAAGCCCAAGCACTCGTGGAGTTGCACCTGGAGGGCGTCATCCGCGAGGACGAGATGCGGCAGTTCATCGCCGAATCGCTGGTGGCGACCCGGAGTCTGACCGCCCAGGGCCGCTACATCCGGGTACTGTCCGACATGCGCCTGCTCAAGGCCGCCTCCCCCGAGGCGGCCGAGATTCTCCGCGAGGGGCAGCAGACCGCCATTGAATCGGGCATGCGCAAGCTCGCCCAGCTCGTCGACAGCGAGCTCACCGCGCTCCAGCTCAACCGCATCGCGCGCGCCAGCGGCCTGTACCGCATGATGCGCCGCTTCCACGACGAGCAGGAGGCGCGGCGCTGGCTCATGTCGGACGAGGATCAGCACGACACGGCGTGA
- a CDS encoding type IV pilus twitching motility protein PilT: MDQSTLNKLLTVGVQNGASDIHFRPGDPPIYRVNGILRPLKMEKLHPDHTRQVALHVISDPLTKTQLDSLQEYDTSYGLPGVARFRVNIYRQRGTIACILRIIPDEIPTIDGLGLPQVLKTIAGNDQGLVLVTGAAGSGKSSTLAAMLDHINRTENLHILTIEDPIEFIHKNVKSSISQREIGPDTANFAIGLRAALRQDPDVILVGDMRDMETVDIALKASETGRLVFSSMHTMDAPRTINRLVSVFPAEEQAMVRMRLADSLKAIVSQRLLPRADGKGRTVAQEILVQTPQVEQFIREDRAHELKDVIEHGGEPFGMQTFEQHLSQLYQQTAITLDTAMSAAPRPDELQRVLDSA; this comes from the coding sequence TTGGATCAGTCAACCCTCAACAAGCTGCTCACGGTGGGCGTGCAGAATGGCGCCTCGGATATCCATTTCCGGCCGGGCGACCCTCCCATCTACCGGGTCAACGGGATCCTGCGGCCCTTGAAGATGGAGAAGCTCCACCCGGATCATACCCGTCAGGTAGCGCTCCACGTCATCTCCGATCCGCTCACCAAGACGCAGCTCGACAGCTTGCAGGAGTACGACACCTCCTACGGCCTGCCGGGCGTGGCGCGCTTCCGCGTGAACATCTACCGCCAGCGCGGCACCATCGCCTGCATCCTGCGCATCATCCCGGACGAGATCCCCACCATCGACGGACTGGGGCTGCCCCAGGTGCTCAAGACGATCGCCGGCAATGATCAGGGGCTGGTGCTCGTCACCGGGGCCGCCGGCTCGGGCAAGAGCTCGACGCTCGCGGCGATGCTGGATCACATCAACCGCACGGAGAACCTGCACATCCTCACCATCGAGGATCCGATCGAGTTCATCCACAAGAACGTCAAGTCCTCCATCTCCCAGCGGGAGATCGGCCCGGACACGGCGAACTTCGCCATCGGGCTGCGCGCCGCGCTGCGGCAGGATCCGGACGTCATCCTCGTGGGCGACATGCGCGACATGGAGACGGTGGACATCGCGCTCAAGGCCTCGGAGACGGGCCGGTTGGTGTTCTCCTCCATGCACACGATGGACGCGCCGCGCACCATCAACCGCCTGGTGTCGGTGTTTCCCGCCGAGGAGCAGGCAATGGTGCGCATGCGCCTGGCGGACAGCCTCAAGGCCATCGTGTCGCAGCGGCTGTTGCCCCGCGCGGATGGCAAGGGGCGCACCGTGGCGCAGGAGATCCTCGTGCAGACGCCGCAGGTGGAGCAGTTCATCCGCGAGGATCGCGCCCACGAGCTCAAGGACGTCATCGAGCATGGCGGCGAGCCGTTCGGGATGCAGACCTTCGAGCAGCACCTCAGCCAGCTCTACCAGCAGACCGCCATCACCCTGGACACGGCCATGAGCGCGGCGCCCCGGCCGGACGAGCTGCAGCGCGTGCTCGACTCCGCATGA
- a CDS encoding class I SAM-dependent DNA methyltransferase: MQGSTGHEPGPEGLVPDAQERGVRRAYGEIAEAYEAFFPSLQRYEGRVERFLAETVTPGARVLDMGCGPGLLTRALPPDVEVVGLDLSPEMLEVARRGRPGGTYRPHSYREPIPGEEGRFGVALAVGCLDFCEDLPRALGHLARALAPGGRLLFTVLERRPGLEAHEEASWRLPEADPPVTLYFWSFAFVAQALEGVGLVPVRYQHAPGWLRLMDERVMHFGWWDVMRTGSDKSGRLAGSQTP, from the coding sequence ATGCAAGGGTCCACGGGCCACGAGCCGGGGCCCGAGGGCCTCGTACCCGATGCCCAGGAGCGGGGCGTGCGGCGGGCGTATGGGGAGATCGCCGAGGCCTATGAGGCCTTCTTTCCCTCGCTCCAGCGCTACGAGGGGCGGGTGGAGCGCTTCCTCGCGGAGACAGTGACTCCGGGTGCGAGGGTGCTCGACATGGGGTGTGGACCGGGGCTGCTCACGCGGGCGCTGCCGCCGGACGTGGAGGTGGTGGGCCTGGATCTGTCGCCGGAGATGCTCGAGGTGGCGAGGCGGGGCCGGCCTGGCGGGACGTACCGGCCGCACAGCTACCGGGAGCCGATTCCCGGGGAGGAGGGCCGCTTCGGGGTGGCCCTGGCGGTGGGGTGCCTGGACTTCTGCGAGGACCTGCCCCGGGCCCTGGGACACCTGGCGCGAGCGCTGGCTCCGGGGGGGCGGCTGCTCTTCACGGTGCTGGAGCGCCGGCCGGGGCTCGAGGCCCACGAGGAGGCGAGCTGGCGGCTTCCGGAGGCGGATCCCCCGGTGACCCTGTATTTCTGGTCCTTCGCGTTCGTGGCCCAGGCCCTGGAGGGGGTGGGGCTGGTGCCGGTGCGCTACCAGCACGCGCCGGGTTGGCTGCGACTCATGGACGAACGGGTGATGCACTTTGGGTGGTGGGACGTGATGCGGACTGGCTCCGATAAGTCAGGACGCTTAGCCGGCAGCCAAACTCCTTGA
- the icd gene encoding NADP-dependent isocitrate dehydrogenase, translating to MAPPSGEKITLQNGKLTVPNNPIVPYIEGDGTGRDIWRASQNVFDAAVEKAYGGKKKISWFEVLAGEKAFKTVNNWLPDETVAAFREYLVGIKGPLTTPVGGGIRSLNVALRQMLDLYVCLRPVRYFKGVPSPVKTPEKVDMVIFRENTEDIYAGIEFEAGTAPAAKMLELLKKEFPKEFGKIRFPQDVGLGIKPVSKEGSERLIRSAIEYALTQKRKSVTFVHKGNIMKFTEGAFRKWGYELAAREYGDKVYTWDQWEATKAAKNEEAANAEQKAALASGKILIKDSIADITLQQVLTRPDEFDVIATLNLNGDYLSDALAAQVGGIGIAPGGNINYLTGHAVFEATHGTAPKYADLDKVNPGSVILSGEMMLRHMGWNEAADLIIKGMDKAITNKTVTYDFARLMNQEKQTGVTEVKCSEFGQAIIKNM from the coding sequence ATGGCGCCTCCGAGCGGCGAGAAGATCACCCTGCAGAACGGCAAGCTGACCGTGCCGAACAACCCCATCGTCCCCTACATCGAGGGAGACGGCACCGGCCGCGACATCTGGCGCGCCTCGCAGAACGTCTTCGACGCGGCGGTGGAGAAGGCCTACGGCGGCAAGAAGAAGATCTCCTGGTTCGAGGTGCTCGCCGGCGAGAAGGCCTTCAAGACGGTCAACAACTGGCTGCCCGACGAGACCGTGGCGGCGTTCCGCGAGTACCTGGTGGGCATCAAGGGCCCGCTGACGACGCCGGTGGGCGGTGGCATCCGCTCGCTCAACGTGGCGCTGCGCCAGATGCTCGACCTGTACGTGTGCCTGCGCCCCGTGCGCTACTTCAAGGGTGTGCCCAGCCCCGTGAAGACCCCCGAGAAGGTCGACATGGTCATCTTCCGGGAGAACACCGAGGACATCTACGCGGGCATCGAGTTCGAGGCGGGCACGGCCCCGGCCGCCAAGATGCTCGAGCTGCTCAAGAAGGAGTTCCCCAAGGAGTTCGGCAAGATCCGCTTCCCGCAGGACGTGGGTCTGGGCATCAAGCCCGTGTCGAAGGAGGGCAGCGAGCGCCTCATCCGCTCGGCCATCGAGTACGCCCTGACGCAGAAGCGCAAGAGCGTCACCTTCGTGCACAAGGGCAACATCATGAAGTTCACCGAGGGCGCCTTCCGCAAGTGGGGCTACGAGCTGGCGGCGCGCGAGTACGGTGACAAGGTCTACACGTGGGATCAGTGGGAGGCCACCAAGGCCGCCAAGAACGAGGAGGCCGCCAACGCCGAGCAGAAGGCGGCGCTCGCCTCCGGCAAGATCCTCATCAAGGACTCCATCGCGGACATCACCCTGCAGCAGGTGCTCACGCGTCCGGACGAGTTCGACGTGATCGCCACGCTCAACCTCAACGGTGACTACCTGTCCGACGCGCTCGCCGCGCAGGTGGGCGGCATCGGCATCGCGCCGGGCGGCAACATCAACTACCTGACCGGCCACGCCGTCTTCGAGGCCACCCACGGCACCGCGCCCAAGTACGCGGACCTGGACAAGGTGAACCCCGGCTCGGTCATCCTCTCGGGCGAGATGATGCTGCGCCACATGGGCTGGAACGAGGCGGCCGACCTCATCATCAAGGGCATGGACAAGGCCATCACCAACAAGACCGTCACCTACGACTTCGCCCGCCTGATGAACCAGGAGAAGCAGACCGGCGTGACCGAGGTGAAGTGCTCGGAGTTCGGTCAGGCCATCATCAAGAACATGTAG
- the mdh gene encoding malate dehydrogenase: MAHSKKKIGLIGGGQIGGNLALLAVQKQLGDVILYDIPAAEGLVKGKALDINQLSAVDGYDCRVTGTTDWKDVAGADVVIITAGVPRKPGMTREDLLDVNLKIMRDVAGNIKQHCPDAFVINVANPLDAMVYALQKISGLPANKVVGMAGVLDTSRFKFFVAEALNTSIRDVEALVLGGHGDDMVPLVRHSTVGGVPLTQLIAKDKLDAIIDRTRKGGAELVGLYKTGSAYFAPAASSIAMAESFLLDRKRVLPAAAMLNGEYGINGVFFGVPVQIGAGGVEKIHTVELNEAEKAELARSYDSVKKTVESVKL; this comes from the coding sequence ATGGCTCACTCCAAGAAGAAGATCGGCCTCATCGGCGGTGGTCAGATCGGTGGCAACCTGGCCCTGCTCGCGGTGCAGAAGCAGCTCGGCGACGTCATCCTCTACGACATCCCGGCGGCCGAGGGCCTGGTCAAGGGCAAGGCGCTGGACATCAACCAGCTCTCCGCGGTGGACGGCTACGACTGTCGCGTCACCGGCACCACGGACTGGAAGGACGTGGCGGGCGCGGACGTGGTCATCATCACCGCGGGCGTGCCGCGCAAGCCGGGCATGACGCGCGAGGACCTGCTCGACGTCAACCTGAAGATCATGCGGGACGTGGCGGGCAACATCAAGCAGCACTGCCCGGACGCCTTCGTCATCAACGTGGCCAACCCGCTGGACGCCATGGTGTACGCGCTCCAGAAGATCTCCGGCCTGCCGGCCAACAAGGTCGTGGGCATGGCGGGCGTGCTCGACACCAGCCGCTTCAAGTTCTTCGTCGCCGAGGCGCTCAACACCTCCATCCGCGACGTGGAGGCGCTGGTGCTCGGCGGCCACGGTGACGACATGGTGCCGCTGGTTCGCCACAGCACCGTGGGCGGCGTGCCCCTCACCCAGCTCATCGCCAAGGACAAGCTGGACGCCATCATCGACCGCACCCGCAAGGGCGGCGCCGAGCTGGTGGGCCTGTACAAGACGGGCAGCGCCTACTTCGCGCCCGCCGCCAGCTCCATCGCCATGGCCGAGAGCTTCCTGCTCGACCGCAAGCGCGTGCTCCCGGCCGCCGCCATGCTCAATGGCGAGTACGGCATCAACGGCGTCTTCTTCGGCGTGCCGGTGCAGATCGGCGCGGGCGGCGTGGAGAAGATCCACACCGTGGAACTCAACGAGGCGGAGAAGGCCGAGCTGGCCCGCTCCTACGACTCGGTGAAGAAGACCGTCGAGAGCGTCAAGCTGTAA
- the sdhA gene encoding succinate dehydrogenase flavoprotein subunit: protein MAAAARFTVVGGGLAGLMTTIKLAEAGHQVDILSLVPVKRSHSVCAQGGINGAVNTKGEGDSPDIHVKDTLRGGDFLAEQVSVKGMCYAAPGIIYLLDRMGVTFNRTPEGLLDFRRFGGTLHHRTAFAGATTGQQLLYALDEQVRRWESEGRVTKYEYWEWLGTVKDGTGRCIGSVAMDLRTNEIRTFPAEAVCLATGGPGIVFGRSTNSIINTGTAAGRAYMEGAIYANGEFIQVHPTSIPGEDKLRLMSESVRGEGGRVWVPRKKGDVRDPRQIPESERFYFLEEKYPKYKNLVPRDVATREIFTVCRELGLGIGGRDAVFLDVTHIPAQKLTEKLGGVMEIYEKFVGDDPRHVPMQIFPGMHYSMGGLHVSFEADTKTQTPLVGSPVNHSTRIPGLYAAGEAEYAYHGANRLGANSLLSCIYAGMLSGPAMASFAKSNAKSATDADLQKHFAEAKKFWEERFASIKKMDGKENAYGLTKELGDIMTENVTVVRYNDRLQKTLDRIREFKDRWKNINALDTGNVANRSISYANQLWNMFELAEVITKSALMRDESRGAHYKPDFSLPEPASKDPTQDANWMGLWKKRHEKWAKTTLASYSPETPQISYEDIPTPVLDPEPRWYA, encoded by the coding sequence ATGGCAGCAGCAGCGCGATTCACGGTGGTGGGCGGCGGACTCGCCGGGTTGATGACCACCATCAAGCTGGCCGAAGCGGGGCACCAGGTGGACATCCTGTCGCTCGTGCCGGTCAAGCGATCCCACTCGGTCTGCGCCCAGGGAGGCATCAACGGCGCGGTGAACACGAAGGGGGAGGGTGACAGCCCGGACATCCACGTGAAGGACACGCTGCGCGGCGGAGACTTCCTCGCCGAGCAGGTCTCCGTGAAGGGCATGTGCTACGCGGCCCCCGGCATCATCTATCTGCTGGATCGCATGGGGGTGACGTTCAACCGCACGCCCGAGGGTCTGCTCGACTTCCGCCGCTTCGGCGGCACGCTCCACCACCGCACCGCCTTCGCGGGCGCCACCACCGGCCAGCAGCTGCTCTACGCGCTGGACGAGCAGGTGCGCCGCTGGGAGTCCGAGGGCCGCGTCACCAAGTACGAGTACTGGGAGTGGCTCGGCACGGTGAAGGACGGCACGGGCCGGTGCATCGGCAGCGTGGCCATGGACCTGCGTACCAACGAGATCCGCACCTTCCCCGCCGAGGCCGTGTGTCTGGCCACCGGCGGTCCGGGCATCGTGTTCGGGCGCTCCACCAACTCCATCATCAACACGGGCACCGCCGCGGGCCGTGCGTACATGGAGGGGGCCATCTATGCCAACGGCGAGTTCATCCAGGTGCACCCCACCTCCATCCCGGGTGAGGACAAGCTGCGCCTGATGAGCGAGTCGGTGCGTGGCGAGGGCGGCCGCGTGTGGGTGCCGCGCAAGAAGGGCGACGTGCGCGACCCCCGGCAGATCCCCGAGAGCGAGCGCTTCTACTTCCTCGAGGAGAAGTACCCCAAGTACAAGAACCTCGTGCCGCGCGACGTGGCCACGCGCGAGATCTTCACCGTGTGCCGCGAGCTGGGCCTGGGCATCGGCGGCCGCGACGCCGTGTTCCTGGACGTCACGCACATCCCCGCCCAGAAGCTCACCGAGAAGCTCGGCGGCGTGATGGAGATCTACGAGAAGTTCGTGGGCGATGATCCGCGCCACGTGCCCATGCAGATCTTCCCGGGCATGCACTACTCGATGGGTGGCCTGCACGTGTCCTTCGAGGCGGACACCAAGACGCAGACGCCGCTGGTGGGCAGCCCCGTCAACCACTCCACGCGCATCCCCGGCCTGTACGCCGCGGGCGAGGCCGAGTACGCCTACCACGGCGCCAACCGCCTGGGCGCCAACTCGCTCCTGTCCTGCATCTACGCCGGCATGCTCAGCGGCCCGGCCATGGCGTCGTTCGCCAAGAGCAACGCCAAGAGCGCCACCGACGCGGATCTGCAGAAGCACTTCGCCGAGGCGAAGAAGTTCTGGGAGGAGCGCTTCGCCTCCATCAAGAAGATGGACGGCAAGGAGAACGCGTACGGGCTCACCAAGGAGCTCGGCGACATCATGACGGAGAACGTCACCGTCGTGCGCTACAACGACCGGCTGCAGAAGACGCTGGATCGGATCCGCGAGTTCAAGGATCGCTGGAAGAACATCAACGCGCTGGACACGGGCAACGTGGCCAACCGCAGCATCTCCTACGCCAACCAGCTCTGGAACATGTTCGAGCTGGCCGAGGTCATCACCAAGAGCGCGCTGATGCGCGACGAGAGCCGCGGCGCCCACTACAAGCCGGACTTCTCGCTGCCCGAGCCCGCCTCGAAGGACCCGACGCAGGACGCCAACTGGATGGGGCTGTGGAAGAAGCGCCACGAGAAGTGGGCCAAGACGACGCTCGCGTCCTATTCGCCCGAGACGCCGCAGATCAGCTACGAGGACATCCCCACGCCCGTGCTCGACCCCGAGCCGCGCTGGTACGCCTGA
- the sdhB gene encoding succinate dehydrogenase iron-sulfur subunit, with protein sequence MDHATTTQAPVSNTTKHVTFRIWRQDGPDQQGHYDEFRIAYRPGANVVSCLMEIQRNPVTTDGRKVAPVIWDAACLEEVCGSCAMNINGRVRMACSALIDRLIGGGESIITLEPMKKFPVTRDLAVNRDRMFDALKRVKAWIPIDGTHNLGPGPRQSPADHSVMYKLSTCITCGSCLEACPQVTVDNDFMGAAAISQARLFNMNPTGKMNSEERVRGLMGPGGIQDCGKAQNCVKVCPKEIPLTTSIAVMNREVSKQIIKDIFFNQEGDKKATGGPG encoded by the coding sequence ATGGACCACGCGACCACGACGCAAGCGCCTGTCAGCAACACGACCAAGCACGTCACCTTCCGCATCTGGCGCCAGGACGGTCCGGATCAGCAGGGGCACTACGACGAGTTCCGTATCGCCTACCGCCCGGGAGCCAACGTCGTCTCCTGTCTCATGGAGATCCAGCGCAACCCCGTCACCACGGACGGGCGCAAGGTGGCCCCGGTCATCTGGGACGCCGCGTGCCTGGAAGAGGTGTGCGGTAGCTGCGCCATGAACATCAACGGCCGGGTGCGCATGGCGTGCTCCGCGCTCATCGATCGCCTCATCGGCGGCGGCGAGTCCATCATCACGCTCGAGCCGATGAAGAAGTTCCCCGTCACGCGCGACCTGGCGGTGAACCGTGATCGCATGTTCGATGCGCTCAAGCGCGTCAAGGCGTGGATCCCCATCGACGGCACCCACAACCTGGGCCCCGGTCCTCGCCAGTCCCCGGCGGATCACTCGGTGATGTACAAGCTGTCCACGTGCATCACGTGTGGAAGCTGCCTCGAGGCGTGCCCGCAGGTGACGGTCGACAACGACTTCATGGGCGCCGCCGCCATCAGCCAGGCGCGGCTCTTCAACATGAACCCCACGGGCAAGATGAACTCCGAGGAGCGCGTGCGCGGGCTCATGGGCCCGGGTGGCATCCAGGACTGCGGCAAGGCGCAGAATTGCGTGAAGGTGTGCCCCAAGGAGATCCCGCTCACCACCTCCATCGCGGTGATGAACCGCGAGGTGAGCAAGCAGATCATCAAGGACATCTTCTTCAATCAGGAAGGTGACAAGAAGGCGACGGGCGGTCCGGGCTAG